The region GGGCGCGGTCTGGCGGCAGCTCACCATCGTGCCCGAGGCGCGATTGCAGAGCGTCGCGATCAGCCAGGGTCCGGTTTTCCGGTCGCTGCGTCTCGCCTCCCTCCGGGTGCACACCGTAACCGGCCCGATCTCGCCGGCGCTCTCCGCCGTGGACAGCGCGCAGGCGGTGCTCTTTTTCAGAGAAGTCGCGGATGCCGCGATCGCCTCGTCGTCCGCCGATACGAGTCACCGCTGGCGCTCGGGCGAGGTCGCACCGTGAGCGGCCCGTCCGGACGCCTCGGCGTCGGCATCATCGGCGCCGGCCGGGTGGGTCCCGTGCTCGGGGCGGCCCTCGCCGGCGCCGGTCACGCCATCGTAGGCATCTCGGCGACGTCGCAAGACAGCATCGACCGCGCCGAGGCGATGCTGCCCGGCGTGCCGATCCTCGACATTCCCGCGCTCATCGAACGCAGCGAGCTCGTGATCCTCGCCGTGCCGAGCGACCAGCTCGAACAGCTCGTCGCGGGGCTCGCGGCGGTCGGGGCCTGGCAACCGGGGCAGCTCGTGCTGCACACCGCCCCCGGATTCGGCACCACGGTGCTCGCCCCCGCGACCGCGGCCGGCGTGATTCCCCTCGCGGTGCATCCGGCCATGGTCTTCACCGGAACCAGCCTCGACCTCGTGCGGCTCAGCGAGAGCTACGCGGCGGTCACGTCTCCCACACCCGTGCACCCGATCGGCCAGGCGCTCGTCGTCGAGATGGGTGCCGAGCCGATCATCGTCGCCGAGGCCGACCGCGCCGCCTACGCCGAGGCGATCGAGACGGCCACGAGCTTCTCCGCGTCGATCGTCGGCCAGGCGGTCGGCATCCTCGCGGGAGTCGGGTTCGACGCCCCGGGCCGGTTCCTCGGCCCGCTCGTCCGCTCGTCGGTGGAGACCGCGCTGCAGGGCGTGACCCCGCCCGAGCGCTTCCTCGAATAACCGGGCCGCTGCGCTGGTGTCTGCGCAGTCCTGGGACATGTGCGCATCGGCGCCCGTGCGCGGTTGTCCCAGAACACCGCAGATACTCGTCGTTGTCCCCTCAGGCTACGTGCCGCCGATGCCCCGAGTAGCATCGGTAGTCGGCCGTTTCGGCCGCCACCCCCAGCACCGAGGAGTTCCACCGTGCCCGTCACCGTCGTCGAGACGATCGCCGAACTCCGAGCCGCGCTGCGGGGCCGCACCGTAGCCCTCGTGCCCACGATGGGCGCACTGCACGACGGTCACCTCGCGCTCGTCGCCCGCGCGAACGAGCTCGCCGAGACCGTCGTCGTCTCCATCTTCGTCAACCCGCTGCAGTTCGGCCCGAGCGAAGACCTCGACAAGTACCCGCGCACCCTCGCCGACGACCTGGCGAAGCTCGAGGCCGCCGGCGTCGAGTTCGTCTTCGCGCCGAGCGTCGCCGAGATGTACCCGGGCGGGTCGAGCGAGACCAAGGTCACCGCCGGCCAGGTCGGCACCCTCTACGAGGGACGCTCGCGCCCCGGCCACTTCGACGGCATGCTCACCGTGGTGGCGAAGCTGCTCGGCATCGTGCGTCCCGCGTTCGTGCTCTTCGGCCAGAAAGACGCGCAGCAGGTGTTCCTCGTGCAGCGCATGGTCGCCGACCTCAACGTCGCCAGCTCGGTCGAGGTCGTGCAGACCGTGCGGGAGGAGAGCGGCCTCGCCCTTTCCAGCCGCAACCGCTACCTCGACGAGCGTGAGAAGCGTGCCGCCCTGGCGCTCTCTACCGCGCTCGAGGCGGCGCAGTCGAGCGGCGACCGCGGCATCGACGCCGTGCTCGCCGCTGCGCAGTCGGTGCTCATGGACGAGCACCTCGTCCGTCTCGACTACCTCAGCGTCGTGAACCCGGCCACGTTCCTGCCGGTCGACGACGACTACCGCGGCAAGGCGCGCGTGCTCGTCGCGGCGCGAGTGGGCGACACCCGCCTGATCGACAACGAGCTCATCCACCTCGGCGGCTGAAGCCGCCCGGCGGCGCCCCGGCTACCATGGAGCGTTGACCACCGCAGCGCCAGGAGACCCCATTGACCGAGCACGCCGCCGAACCCACCGCCCCTGAGCTCTCCGACGAAGAGCTGAGCGAGCAGAAGCAGGTCAGGCTCGCCAAGCGCGACCGGCTGCTGGCCGAGGGTGAGGCCTACCCGGTCTCCGTGCCGATCACCACGACGATCGCGAAGGTGCGCGAGCGTTTCGCCAACCTCGAGACGGATGCCACGACGGGCGAGATCGTCGGACTCGCCGGCCGGGTCGTGCACTCGCGCAACACCGGCAAGCTGTGCTTCGCGAGCCTGCAGGCCGGCGACGGGCAGCGCATCCAGGCCATGGTGAGCCTCGGCGAAGTGGGCGAGGAGTCCCTGCAGCGCTGGAAGGACCTCGTCGACCTCGGCGACCACGTCTTCGTCTCGGGCGAGGTCATCTCGAGCCGCCGCGGCGAGCTGTCGGTCATGGTCAAGGACTGGCAGATCGCGGCCAAGGCGATCTTGCCGCTGCCCAACCTGCACTCGGAGCTCAGCGACGAGGCCCGCGTGCGCAGCCGCTACCTCGACCTCATCGTGCGCGAGCAGGCCCGTTTCGTCGTTCAGGCCCGCGCCAAGGTCAACGCCAGCCTGCGCGACACCTTCGCCAAGCACGATTACCTCGAGGTCGAGACCCCCATGCTGCAGACGATGCACGGCGGTGCATCCGCCCGCCCCTTCGTCACGCACTCCAACGCCTTCGACACCGAGCTGTTCCTGCGCATCGCGCCCGAACTCTTCCTCAAGCGCGCCGTCGTCGGCGGCATCGACCGCGTCTTCGAGATCAACCGCAACTTCCGCAACGAGGGTGCCGACTCCACGCACTCGCCCGAGTTCGCGATGCTCGAGGCCTACCAGGCGTATGGCGACTACAACCAGATCGCAGACTTGACGCAGGAGATGATCCAGAATGCGGCCGTCGCCGTGAGCGGGTCGATGACGGTGCAGTGGGCGGATGGCACGGCTTTCGATCTCGGAGGCGACTGGGATCGCATCTCGATGTACGAGTCCCTTTCCGAGGCATCCGGCATTTCGATAACGCCCGAGACCCCGCTCGCCGAGCTCACGGCGCTCGCCGAGAAGGAGGGCGTCGAGGTGCACCTCGCGAATCACGGCAAGTACGTCGAGGAGCTGTGGGAGCACTTCGTCAAGGACTCGCTCGTGCGCCCGACGTTCGTGATGGATTTCCCCGTCGAGACCAGCCCGCTCGTGCGCGCGCACCGCAGCAAGGCGGGCGTCGTCGAGAAGTGGGACCTCTACATCCGCGGCTTCGAGCTGGCGACCGGCTACTCCGAGCTCGTCGACCCGGTCGTGCAGCGTGAGCGTTTCGTCGAGCAGGCGCTGCTCGCGAGCAAGGGCGACCTCGAGGCCATGCGCCTCGACGAGGAGTTCCTGCGCGCCCTCGAGCACGGCATGCCGCCGTCGGGCGGAATGGGCATGGGCATCGACCGCCTGCTCATGGCGATCACGGGTCTCGGAATCCGTGAGACGATCCTCTTCCCGCTCGTCAAGTAATCCTGCCGGTCGAGTAGGCCGCCCGCGGCCGTATCGAGACCTTAGGAGCGCGCCTTCAGCCGCACTCCGGGCAATTCGGGCGCCGGCAACGGCCTGCCCGGGTACCCGGCCACGACACCGAAGCGGCCGTCGTCGCGGACGCCACCGATGACATCCGTCTGCCACTCCTCGCGGAAGCGCACGATCTCGTC is a window of Conyzicola nivalis DNA encoding:
- a CDS encoding Rossmann-like and DUF2520 domain-containing protein, which codes for MSGPSGRLGVGIIGAGRVGPVLGAALAGAGHAIVGISATSQDSIDRAEAMLPGVPILDIPALIERSELVILAVPSDQLEQLVAGLAAVGAWQPGQLVLHTAPGFGTTVLAPATAAGVIPLAVHPAMVFTGTSLDLVRLSESYAAVTSPTPVHPIGQALVVEMGAEPIIVAEADRAAYAEAIETATSFSASIVGQAVGILAGVGFDAPGRFLGPLVRSSVETALQGVTPPERFLE
- the panC gene encoding pantoate--beta-alanine ligase; amino-acid sequence: MPVTVVETIAELRAALRGRTVALVPTMGALHDGHLALVARANELAETVVVSIFVNPLQFGPSEDLDKYPRTLADDLAKLEAAGVEFVFAPSVAEMYPGGSSETKVTAGQVGTLYEGRSRPGHFDGMLTVVAKLLGIVRPAFVLFGQKDAQQVFLVQRMVADLNVASSVEVVQTVREESGLALSSRNRYLDEREKRAALALSTALEAAQSSGDRGIDAVLAAAQSVLMDEHLVRLDYLSVVNPATFLPVDDDYRGKARVLVAARVGDTRLIDNELIHLGG
- the lysS gene encoding lysine--tRNA ligase; its protein translation is MTEHAAEPTAPELSDEELSEQKQVRLAKRDRLLAEGEAYPVSVPITTTIAKVRERFANLETDATTGEIVGLAGRVVHSRNTGKLCFASLQAGDGQRIQAMVSLGEVGEESLQRWKDLVDLGDHVFVSGEVISSRRGELSVMVKDWQIAAKAILPLPNLHSELSDEARVRSRYLDLIVREQARFVVQARAKVNASLRDTFAKHDYLEVETPMLQTMHGGASARPFVTHSNAFDTELFLRIAPELFLKRAVVGGIDRVFEINRNFRNEGADSTHSPEFAMLEAYQAYGDYNQIADLTQEMIQNAAVAVSGSMTVQWADGTAFDLGGDWDRISMYESLSEASGISITPETPLAELTALAEKEGVEVHLANHGKYVEELWEHFVKDSLVRPTFVMDFPVETSPLVRAHRSKAGVVEKWDLYIRGFELATGYSELVDPVVQRERFVEQALLASKGDLEAMRLDEEFLRALEHGMPPSGGMGMGIDRLLMAITGLGIRETILFPLVK